Proteins found in one Aquibium microcysteis genomic segment:
- a CDS encoding SDR family oxidoreductase, translated as MLLKDHVVVVTGAGGALGSALVAAVAAQGGIVLGTDLVAGAGVDIVHDVTSEASWRAVCEEVEKRHGRIDGLVNNAGIVHVGHVETTEIDDFRRVQAVNVEGVFLGCKVAWPLLRRSTAASIVNVSSTAGLVGSPNHVAYVASKGAVRLMSKSIALHGATFDPVIRCNSLHPSLMDGHMARVLTGNAENQSEAIQAIVAARNPMRRLALTSEVAGAAVFLLSRMSGFVTGSELVSDGGSSAQ; from the coding sequence ATGCTGCTCAAGGATCATGTCGTGGTGGTGACCGGCGCGGGGGGAGCGCTCGGGTCCGCGCTCGTGGCGGCCGTCGCCGCGCAGGGAGGCATCGTCCTCGGCACCGATCTCGTCGCGGGAGCGGGCGTCGACATCGTTCACGACGTCACCTCGGAAGCGAGTTGGCGCGCGGTCTGCGAGGAGGTCGAAAAGCGGCACGGTCGCATCGACGGGCTGGTGAACAATGCTGGCATCGTTCACGTGGGCCACGTCGAGACGACGGAGATCGACGATTTCCGACGTGTGCAGGCGGTGAATGTCGAGGGCGTGTTCCTGGGGTGCAAGGTGGCATGGCCGCTGCTGCGCCGTTCCACCGCCGCGTCGATCGTCAACGTCAGTTCGACGGCCGGGCTCGTGGGAAGCCCCAATCATGTCGCCTACGTGGCCTCGAAAGGCGCCGTGCGGCTGATGTCGAAGTCGATCGCGCTCCACGGCGCCACCTTCGATCCCGTGATCCGCTGCAACTCGCTGCATCCCAGCCTGATGGACGGGCACATGGCGCGGGTTCTGACGGGAAATGCCGAGAACCAGTCGGAAGCCATTCAGGCGATCGTGGCCGCGCGCAACCCGATGCGACGCCTCGCGCTGACCTCCGAGGTGGCGGGCGCGGCCGTCTTTCTGCTGTCGCGCATGTCCGGGTTCGTGACGGGCAGCGAGTTGGTCAGCGACGGCGGCTCGTCGGCGCAATAG
- a CDS encoding phosphotransferase family protein, protein MDNVRESTAPADSDPFALDVVAVATHLAAHGMTLEVEAGAQRLSGGLSNLNYLVTVDGRQAVLRRPPGGELAPGAHDMAREHRILSRLSTVFAPAPDSFFLCTDPEVIGAPFQIMEHRRGRVVGGDRLPPDLDSPSAAGNLSGELVATLAALHRVDADAIGLGDFGRPDGFYRRSVGGWVRRAEALALDERPARRVGTISAWLGAVEPAPSAPTLLHSDFKLDNCMLDSRGRITTVLDWDMGTRGDPLMDLATLTSYWTESGDPECMHRLAQMPTARPGFLTRAGVVELYARQSGRDVSGFGAWRILALLKLGIIFIQLHRNWARGAAGDARYAGFAELGVDILDFAAASTSRPI, encoded by the coding sequence ATGGACAACGTGCGAGAGAGCACCGCACCTGCGGACTCGGATCCGTTCGCGCTCGATGTCGTGGCAGTGGCGACCCATCTCGCTGCACACGGCATGACGCTCGAGGTCGAAGCCGGCGCGCAGCGACTGTCGGGCGGGCTCTCCAACCTCAACTACCTCGTCACGGTGGACGGACGACAGGCCGTCCTGCGCCGCCCGCCCGGCGGCGAACTTGCGCCGGGCGCGCACGACATGGCGCGGGAGCACCGGATCCTGTCGCGGCTGTCGACGGTCTTCGCGCCCGCGCCCGACAGCTTCTTCCTGTGCACCGACCCCGAAGTGATCGGAGCGCCCTTCCAGATCATGGAGCACCGAAGGGGCCGCGTCGTCGGCGGCGACCGTCTGCCGCCGGATCTCGACTCCCCCTCCGCGGCGGGAAACCTGTCCGGGGAACTGGTCGCGACCCTCGCCGCGCTCCATCGCGTCGATGCGGACGCGATCGGGCTTGGAGACTTCGGCAGGCCGGACGGCTTCTACCGGCGCAGCGTCGGGGGCTGGGTCCGGCGAGCGGAGGCGCTCGCGCTCGATGAGCGGCCGGCGCGACGCGTAGGGACGATTTCCGCGTGGCTCGGCGCGGTGGAACCCGCACCGTCGGCGCCGACGCTCCTCCATTCCGACTTCAAGCTCGACAATTGCATGCTCGACTCACGGGGACGCATCACCACCGTTCTCGACTGGGACATGGGGACGCGCGGGGATCCGCTGATGGATCTCGCCACCCTCACCAGCTACTGGACCGAGTCCGGCGATCCCGAATGCATGCACAGGCTGGCGCAGATGCCCACGGCGCGGCCAGGCTTCCTGACGCGCGCAGGCGTCGTCGAACTCTACGCTCGCCAGTCGGGCCGCGACGTGTCGGGCTTCGGCGCCTGGCGGATTCTGGCATTGCTCAAGCTCGGCATCATCTTCATCCAGTTGCACCGGAACTGGGCGCGCGGCGCGGCCGGCGACGCCCGCTACGCCGGCTTCGCGGAACTCGGCGTCGACATTCTCGATTTCGCAGCCGCCTCGACATCGCGGCCGATCTAG
- a CDS encoding acyl-CoA dehydrogenase family protein: MDFSIPSDLKDLADRIGAFVRSQIIPLERDPRWGSHGPSEEFRLELVARARAEGLLAPHVPTEFGGLGLSHFGRAVAFEAAGYSMLGPVALHCAAPDEGNMHLLAEVADGRQKERWLRPLASGESRSCFAMTEPMGAGSDPALLGTVAEPVPGGYRISGRKWLITGAEDARFAIIMAKLGSGERAGSATMFLADMDQPEIVLERQLDTIDSSFTGGHWVIRFDGLFVPEEDVLGAVGEGFRYAQVRLAPARLTHCMRWLGSAVRAHDIARDYAQRRTAFGKPLAEHEGVGFMLADNDMDIHVARLAIWHTAWVLDQGGRGNMESSRAKVICSEAVWRVADRCVQILGGLGLTRDTVVERIFRDIRAFRVYDGPSEVHRWSLARRIAGGRH; this comes from the coding sequence ATGGATTTCTCCATTCCTTCCGACCTCAAGGACCTCGCAGACCGCATCGGCGCGTTCGTTCGCTCGCAGATCATTCCGCTCGAACGCGATCCGCGCTGGGGCAGCCACGGGCCGTCTGAGGAATTCCGGCTCGAACTGGTGGCGCGCGCGCGGGCGGAGGGCCTGCTCGCGCCGCACGTTCCCACCGAATTCGGGGGGCTCGGCCTGTCGCATTTCGGCCGGGCCGTCGCCTTCGAGGCGGCCGGCTACTCGATGCTGGGGCCGGTCGCGCTGCACTGCGCGGCGCCGGACGAAGGTAACATGCATCTGCTGGCCGAGGTGGCCGACGGGCGGCAGAAGGAGCGCTGGCTGCGCCCGCTCGCGTCGGGCGAGAGCCGCTCCTGCTTCGCCATGACGGAGCCGATGGGAGCGGGCTCCGACCCCGCTCTGCTCGGGACGGTGGCCGAGCCGGTCCCCGGCGGCTACCGTATCTCGGGCCGCAAATGGCTGATCACCGGCGCCGAGGACGCTCGGTTCGCCATCATCATGGCCAAGCTGGGCTCGGGCGAGCGGGCGGGTTCGGCCACGATGTTCCTCGCCGACATGGACCAGCCGGAGATCGTCCTCGAACGCCAGCTCGACACCATCGATTCCTCCTTCACCGGAGGCCACTGGGTCATACGCTTCGACGGCCTCTTCGTGCCGGAGGAGGACGTGCTGGGCGCCGTCGGCGAAGGGTTCCGTTATGCGCAGGTGCGGCTCGCGCCCGCCCGCCTCACCCACTGCATGCGATGGCTCGGCTCTGCCGTGCGCGCCCACGACATCGCCCGCGACTACGCCCAGCGCCGCACCGCCTTCGGCAAGCCGCTCGCCGAGCACGAGGGCGTCGGCTTCATGCTCGCCGACAACGACATGGACATCCACGTGGCACGGCTTGCGATCTGGCATACGGCCTGGGTGCTCGACCAGGGCGGACGCGGCAACATGGAGAGCTCGCGCGCCAAGGTCATCTGCTCGGAAGCGGTCTGGCGCGTCGCCGACCGCTGCGTGCAGATTCTGGGCGGGCTCGGCCTGACCCGCGACACGGTCGTCGAGCGCATCTTCCGCGACATCCGCGCCTTCCGCGTCTACGACGGTCCCTCGGAGGTACACCGCTGGTCGCTGGCGCGCCGGATCGCGGGCGGGAGGCACTGA
- a CDS encoding SDR family NAD(P)-dependent oxidoreductase, producing the protein MASRSMFDLGGRVCVVTGGGRGIGRSIALALAAHGGTVVVTGRSEDTLRAVAADIRTAGGAAEWLVADMQDEAQVVGLAETIAARHGPAAVLVNNAGVNAIYKGAEKTTLEEWNTIIGTNLTGVFLTCREFGRQMLAAGSGSIVNISSIGGRTGLARTAAYCASKGGVELLTKSLAIDWAPRGVRINCVAPAYVETDLTQGLAEHPVLGAKIMDRTPMGRFGRTDEIAGAVVFLASDASTYLTGESIAVDGGWTGS; encoded by the coding sequence ATGGCGTCGCGGTCCATGTTCGACCTCGGCGGCCGGGTCTGTGTCGTCACCGGCGGGGGCCGCGGCATCGGCCGGTCGATCGCCCTGGCGCTCGCGGCCCATGGCGGCACGGTGGTCGTCACCGGCCGCTCGGAGGATACGCTCAGGGCCGTCGCCGCCGACATCCGCACCGCAGGCGGCGCGGCCGAATGGCTCGTCGCCGACATGCAGGACGAGGCGCAGGTTGTGGGGCTCGCCGAAACGATCGCTGCGCGGCACGGCCCCGCCGCCGTGCTCGTCAACAATGCCGGCGTCAACGCGATCTACAAGGGTGCCGAGAAGACGACGCTCGAGGAATGGAACACCATCATCGGCACCAATCTCACCGGCGTCTTCCTGACCTGCCGCGAGTTCGGTCGGCAGATGCTCGCGGCGGGCAGCGGCTCCATCGTCAACATCAGCTCGATCGGCGGACGCACGGGGCTCGCAAGGACCGCCGCCTACTGCGCCTCCAAGGGCGGCGTCGAACTGCTCACCAAATCGTTGGCGATCGACTGGGCGCCCAGGGGCGTCCGCATCAACTGCGTGGCGCCCGCCTATGTCGAGACCGATCTCACCCAGGGACTGGCGGAGCATCCGGTCCTCGGGGCCAAGATCATGGACCGCACGCCGATGGGCCGCTTCGGACGCACCGACGAGATTGCGGGTGCGGTGGTCTTCCTGGCTTCCGATGCCTCGACATACCTGACGGGAGAATCGATCGCCGTCGACGGCGGATGGACGGGATCATGA
- a CDS encoding DUF3309 family protein, with product MGLLVLLILIVLFAATVPIYPYSRSRGYSPVSVILLLVAFWLILIYFCLVAVWWPAVEGPAPVT from the coding sequence GTGGGACTTCTGGTCCTCCTGATCCTCATCGTGCTCTTTGCGGCGACGGTGCCGATCTATCCCTACAGCCGCAGCCGGGGCTATTCTCCGGTGAGCGTCATCCTGCTCCTCGTGGCATTCTGGCTCATCCTGATCTATTTCTGTCTCGTGGCCGTCTGGTGGCCCGCGGTCGAGGGTCCGGCACCGGTCACCTGA